A DNA window from Micromonospora sp. NBC_01739 contains the following coding sequences:
- a CDS encoding SDR family NAD(P)-dependent oxidoreductase: MSARDPRGLRVLVTGASGTFGRAICARLDELGAQVVGLDLAPRADDPVRVLACDITDDDAVPAVVRRAIDQLGGLDLLINNAGIGGPAPAELAPGAEVRRQLDINLLGTWRVTAACVDALVASGGRIVMLSSRMAVMQLPLAAAYGASKRALVAYADALRLELGTHVGVTCVYPSAVRSPIHDSTAAAGLSLEGMSRYEPLDGVVRTVLRAALSRRPRRDRPTTRRGAVEFFLARHLPALTDRIVARTLAGRVRSGAFQGAELAAGVVARHEATR; the protein is encoded by the coding sequence TTGAGCGCCCGAGACCCCCGCGGATTGCGTGTCCTCGTCACCGGTGCCTCCGGCACGTTCGGCCGGGCCATCTGTGCCCGGCTGGACGAGCTGGGGGCCCAGGTCGTCGGGTTGGACCTGGCCCCCCGCGCCGATGACCCGGTCCGGGTCCTGGCCTGCGACATCACCGACGACGACGCGGTGCCGGCGGTGGTACGCAGAGCAATTGACCAGCTCGGTGGGCTCGACCTGCTGATCAACAACGCCGGGATCGGTGGGCCCGCCCCGGCCGAACTGGCGCCGGGCGCGGAAGTACGCCGCCAGCTCGACATCAACCTGCTGGGCACCTGGCGGGTCACCGCCGCATGTGTGGACGCGCTGGTCGCCTCTGGTGGCCGGATAGTCATGCTCAGCTCGCGGATGGCCGTCATGCAGTTGCCGCTGGCCGCTGCGTACGGTGCCTCCAAACGCGCCCTGGTCGCGTACGCGGACGCGCTGCGTCTGGAGCTCGGCACCCATGTCGGCGTCACCTGCGTGTACCCGTCGGCGGTACGAAGCCCGATCCACGACTCGACGGCCGCGGCCGGGCTCTCGCTGGAGGGCATGAGCCGATACGAGCCGCTGGACGGGGTGGTCCGGACCGTGCTGCGCGCCGCGCTCAGTCGTCGTCCTCGCCGTGATCGACCCACCACCCGGCGGGGCGCGGTCGAGTTCTTCCTGGCCCGTCACCTGCCCGCGCTGACCGATCGGATCGTGGCGCGCACCCTCGCCGGCCGGGTCCGCTCCGGCGCGTTCCAGGGCGCCGAGCTGGCCGCGGGTGTGGTCGCACGGCACGAGGCGACCCGATGA